The Buteo buteo chromosome 3, bButBut1.hap1.1, whole genome shotgun sequence genomic sequence AGTTGAGTTTCACCCACGTACCTGTTGCTTCTTCGtcaaagcaagcaaaagcatTCCTGATTACATCTTCTGGGTCTGTGCCATTTAACTTCTCACCAAACATTGTGAGGAACATAGTGAAGTTTATGGGGCCTGGAGCCTCATTCATCATGGCATCCAGGTATTCATCCGTCGGATTCTTTCCTACAAATAAAGGGATTCATACTTGTTTTAGCTTTCgaactaaaagaaaaagcaatctgCATAGCGCAATACAAACCGAGACATCTCTCATAAGCTATCCCAAACTCAATTATTTTAACAGCACAAATTTGCTTGGCAACTGTAAACAGAAAAGTGTCATTACCAAGGGAGGCAAGCATATCGTGCAAGTCCTCTTTGTCAATGAAGCCATCCCTGTTCTGGTCAATCATATTGAAGGCCTCCTTGAATTCTTGAATCTGCGACTGATCAAACATTGCAAACACATTGGAAGTGGCACGCTGAGGGCGCTTCTTGGTGGTCTTCGTCTTTGCCTTTTTGCTGGACATGTTGATTTTTGGACACTAGGGAGAAAAGTAAATATGGTAAATACAGTAAGATCAGAGCtaggacttaaaaaaaactgTACTAAGGTTTAACGTTAAAGG encodes the following:
- the LOC142028963 gene encoding myosin regulatory light chain 2, smooth muscle minor isoform-like, encoding MVSPGRSGSAAAAYLLSASAGYRVRAATVGCPKINMSSKKAKTKTTKKRPQRATSNVFAMFDQSQIQEFKEAFNMIDQNRDGFIDKEDLHDMLASLGKNPTDEYLDAMMNEAPGPINFTMFLTMFGEKLNGTDPEDVIRNAFACFDEEATGFIQEDYLRELLTTMGDRFTDEEVDELYREAPIDKKGNFNYIEFTRILKHGAKDKDD